The following coding sequences are from one Pedosphaera parvula Ellin514 window:
- a CDS encoding sodium:solute symporter family transporter: protein MNGYFNFADWLVIFIYLGGIILLGVWFGRDQKNTRDYFLGSRNIPWWGIGLSIVAAETSALTIIGVPAMAYGTDMAFLQMIVGYVIARIILAVVMVPHYFKGEIYSPYQLFSNAFGPSVRQMAGGFFLLSETLAAGVRVYVACIPIKLMLGDRVLGFMTGDPILGAILLFVLLSLLYTYIGGVKAVIWTDAVQFFLFLVGGIFALCFIPSYFKGGFGEVFHAASAGGKLHWLNTAFTLGAPINIFMGIIGGTVMVMSSHGAEQLIVQRVLACKNVAEGRKALALSAVVIFPLFLIFLLTGAMLWVFYQSHPFQIPLPEPRPGSGIKANDFVFPIFMMTEVPHVLKGFLIVAILSAAMSSVSSALTSLSSVSTMDFVKALSKKSRSESYYLTFSKVSTIAWAAMLILVAYISREVDFVLNAAFSLRGLTSGALLGGLLLAVFWKKGRSTPILVGMSASLLVMTAIQVLPKYEYFRPPALSAGDINLEAFASELREPARNEGVTPFLQTQLSPATKEMLAAYKGGTNEPLQRALVTDLNQVIQGKSIYDTERFASVKLSPDTVKLLERGQEGKGLARLNRTLLLEAYPKKLSLHIPEIFWPWYALIGTTVMIGVAWLVRLVMGVDSDSRYKARPQTASNEPAIK, encoded by the coding sequence CGGCGGCATCATTCTGCTCGGCGTCTGGTTCGGCAGGGACCAGAAGAATACGCGCGATTATTTCCTGGGTAGCCGGAACATTCCCTGGTGGGGCATTGGGCTTTCGATCGTGGCCGCCGAGACGAGTGCGCTGACCATCATTGGCGTGCCGGCGATGGCCTATGGCACCGATATGGCATTTCTGCAAATGATTGTAGGGTATGTCATTGCCCGAATCATTTTAGCGGTTGTAATGGTGCCGCATTATTTCAAGGGAGAGATTTATTCCCCATATCAATTATTCTCCAACGCATTCGGCCCTTCTGTGAGACAAATGGCCGGTGGTTTTTTTCTGCTCAGCGAAACACTGGCCGCCGGGGTTCGGGTATATGTTGCCTGTATTCCAATCAAGTTGATGTTGGGTGACAGGGTGCTGGGTTTCATGACCGGTGATCCGATTCTTGGGGCTATTCTGCTCTTTGTGCTTTTGTCGTTGCTCTACACCTATATTGGCGGCGTCAAGGCCGTCATTTGGACCGATGCCGTGCAGTTCTTTCTATTCCTGGTTGGCGGCATTTTCGCGCTTTGCTTCATTCCGAGTTATTTCAAGGGTGGCTTTGGGGAGGTATTCCACGCAGCCTCGGCCGGTGGAAAACTTCACTGGCTTAATACAGCTTTCACCTTGGGTGCACCCATCAATATTTTCATGGGGATTATCGGCGGAACTGTCATGGTGATGTCTTCTCATGGCGCGGAGCAATTGATCGTGCAGCGGGTGCTGGCGTGCAAGAACGTCGCTGAGGGAAGGAAAGCACTGGCATTAAGCGCCGTCGTGATATTTCCGCTCTTCCTGATTTTTCTGCTTACTGGCGCCATGCTCTGGGTTTTTTACCAATCCCATCCTTTCCAAATTCCGCTGCCGGAGCCGCGCCCGGGCTCAGGCATCAAGGCGAACGATTTTGTATTCCCGATTTTCATGATGACGGAAGTGCCGCACGTGCTGAAAGGATTTTTGATTGTTGCCATCCTGTCAGCCGCGATGTCCTCAGTCAGTTCCGCGCTGACGTCGCTATCCTCAGTTTCGACGATGGATTTTGTAAAAGCACTTTCGAAAAAATCCCGGAGCGAGTCGTATTATCTGACATTCAGCAAGGTTTCGACCATTGCGTGGGCGGCCATGTTGATTCTGGTGGCATATATCAGCCGGGAAGTGGATTTTGTTTTGAATGCGGCCTTCTCATTGCGCGGATTGACGAGCGGAGCACTTTTAGGCGGGTTGTTGCTGGCGGTGTTTTGGAAGAAAGGCCGGTCCACGCCGATTCTGGTCGGGATGAGTGCATCGCTGCTGGTTATGACTGCCATCCAGGTGTTGCCCAAATACGAGTATTTTCGTCCTCCAGCACTTTCCGCGGGTGACATCAACCTGGAAGCTTTTGCAAGCGAGTTGCGAGAGCCGGCCAGGAACGAGGGCGTTACGCCCTTCCTTCAGACGCAGCTCTCACCTGCCACCAAAGAGATGTTAGCGGCATATAAAGGAGGCACGAATGAACCATTGCAGAGAGCTTTGGTCACAGATTTAAATCAAGTCATTCAAGGTAAATCGATTTATGACACCGAACGGTTTGCCAGCGTGAAATTGTCTCCGGATACCGTCAAGTTGCTTGAGCGGGGGCAGGAGGGAAAGGGATTGGCGCGGTTGAACCGGACCTTGCTGCTGGAGGCTTATCCAAAGAAGTTATCTCTCCATATCCCCGAAATCTTCTGGCCATGGTATGCGCTGATTGGCACGACAGTGATGATCGGCGTGGCCTGGTTGGTGAGACTGGTAATGGGTGTCGATTCCGATTCCCGATATAAAGCCAGACCGCAAACCGCCAGCAATGAGCCGGCAATAAAATAG